The following proteins come from a genomic window of Herpetosiphon gulosus:
- a CDS encoding ArsB/NhaD family transporter: MQLLLGGTIFGATLLGVMVRPRNISEAWVALLGAVAMLLVGILPLKAILPTLAREWNVYGFFVGLMLIAFFAEQAGVFQALALQAARWANGSAQRLYLAVFLVGTLITAVLSNDATALILTPVVWTLASRLRLSALPFMFACTFIADTASALLPVSNPINILVLTRFNRELLEYWAYLLVPSLLCIGWNIGLFAWLFRRDLQGSYDLALLDDLTIANPRLYWATLIGLGSIAVAYVAGSLWQVPLAFVALAGAALLAAISWWNGTFKPKQALHELSPALFGFISGMFLVVRAIEQLGWTERFGASLLQGSGASLGNIARVIFGSALGSNMINNVPMTLVMTSTLEHLPSTPEPALIYATIFGADLGPNLTIVGSLATMLWLVILRRKGMEISAKQYFKLGLLFVLPSLLIGTFWMWLMA; the protein is encoded by the coding sequence ATGCAACTGCTACTTGGTGGAACAATTTTTGGAGCCACGCTCTTGGGCGTAATGGTTCGTCCGCGCAATATTTCGGAAGCTTGGGTTGCTTTACTTGGCGCAGTTGCCATGCTATTGGTCGGGATTTTGCCACTGAAGGCAATTTTGCCGACGCTTGCCCGCGAATGGAATGTGTATGGTTTTTTTGTAGGTTTGATGCTAATTGCCTTTTTTGCCGAGCAAGCTGGGGTGTTTCAAGCCTTGGCGTTACAGGCAGCGCGTTGGGCCAATGGTTCAGCTCAGCGTTTATATTTGGCAGTATTTTTGGTGGGCACGTTGATTACGGCGGTGCTCTCCAACGACGCTACAGCCTTGATTTTAACTCCAGTGGTTTGGACGTTGGCCAGCCGTTTGCGCTTGTCAGCCTTGCCATTTATGTTTGCCTGCACCTTTATTGCCGATACTGCTTCGGCGTTGCTGCCCGTTTCCAACCCAATTAATATTTTGGTACTAACCCGTTTTAATCGGGAGTTGCTGGAATATTGGGCCTATTTGTTGGTGCCATCACTGCTGTGTATTGGCTGGAATATCGGGCTATTTGCTTGGTTGTTTCGGCGCGATTTGCAGGGCAGCTATGATTTGGCGTTACTTGATGATTTAACCATCGCCAACCCGCGCCTCTATTGGGCAACCCTCATTGGCTTGGGCAGTATTGCCGTGGCCTATGTAGCTGGCTCGTTGTGGCAAGTGCCATTGGCCTTTGTGGCTTTGGCCGGAGCAGCCCTCTTAGCAGCGATTAGTTGGTGGAATGGCACGTTTAAGCCCAAACAAGCCTTGCATGAGTTATCGCCAGCCTTGTTTGGCTTTATCAGCGGCATGTTTTTAGTGGTACGGGCAATCGAGCAATTAGGCTGGACTGAACGCTTTGGCGCGAGTTTGTTGCAGGGTAGCGGCGCGAGTTTGGGCAACATTGCGCGGGTAATTTTTGGTAGTGCGCTTGGCTCGAATATGATCAACAATGTGCCAATGACTTTGGTGATGACCTCGACCCTTGAACATTTGCCCAGCACGCCTGAGCCTGCTTTGATCTATGCCACAATTTTTGGGGCTGACCTTGGGCCAAATTTAACGATTGTTGGCTCGTTGGCCACCATGCTGTGGTTGGTAATTTTACGGCGCAAAGGGATGGAAATTAGCGCCAAACAATATTTTAAGTTGGGCTTGCTGTTTGTGCTACCATCCTTATTAATTGGTACGTTTTGGATGTGGCTAATGGCATGA
- a CDS encoding alpha/beta hydrolase — MSAIFIENRVVHYEVFGRGQPIIFLHSWLGSWRYWVPSMEMVSDRFRAYALDFWGFGDSDRSIGTYNIDAYVEQLLAFMRELGMVRTNLVGHGLGGMVAIRAAAQAPNSFIKVITSNMPVHGEPLSTLVKPSTLSRLMGKSNPNETWSKLLKNIKIDDDTYREVLEDTNATSGDVIQRVFDSVLAADLRSTLETLKTPTLGIYTGNDQIVVRDHAQLFETAAIEHQVLTLENGTHFPFLDTNSQFNRLILDFFTSRGANTVQIKEEWRRRISQFEYL, encoded by the coding sequence ATGAGTGCAATTTTTATCGAAAATCGGGTTGTGCATTACGAAGTGTTTGGCCGTGGTCAGCCAATTATCTTCTTGCATAGTTGGCTTGGCTCTTGGCGCTATTGGGTTCCGTCAATGGAGATGGTCTCTGATCGCTTTCGGGCCTATGCTCTCGATTTTTGGGGTTTTGGCGATTCGGATCGATCGATCGGTACTTACAATATCGATGCCTATGTTGAGCAACTGCTCGCCTTTATGCGCGAATTGGGGATGGTTCGCACCAACCTGGTTGGCCATGGCCTTGGCGGGATGGTCGCAATTCGGGCGGCGGCGCAAGCTCCCAATAGTTTTATCAAAGTGATCACTTCGAACATGCCCGTGCATGGCGAGCCGTTGAGCACCTTGGTTAAGCCCAGCACACTTTCGCGCTTGATGGGCAAATCTAACCCCAACGAAACCTGGAGCAAGCTGCTCAAAAATATCAAAATCGATGATGACACCTATCGCGAAGTCTTGGAAGATACCAACGCTACTTCCGGCGATGTGATTCAGCGCGTGTTTGATTCGGTGCTAGCAGCTGACTTGCGCTCAACCCTTGAAACACTTAAAACTCCAACCTTAGGCATTTATACTGGCAACGATCAAATTGTTGTCCGTGATCATGCCCAATTGTTTGAAACTGCAGCGATCGAACATCAGGTATTGACCTTAGAAAATGGTACTCACTTTCCGTTCTTGGATACTAATTCGCAGTTCAATCGCTTGATTCTCGATTTCTTCACCAGTCGCGGCGCAAACACTGTCCAAATCAAAGAAGAGTGGCGGCGACGTATCAGCCAATTCGAGTATTTGTAG
- a CDS encoding response regulator — protein sequence MGMIKILVADDEPDVLFMTSFSLRSLGGFEVIEAHNGAEAVELALQVTPELLVLDIKMPRMTGYEACRELRKYPQFASTPIILLSAKGQKTEIEEGWESGATEYMLKPYAPATLIGRVRELLSTRA from the coding sequence ATGGGCATGATCAAAATTCTCGTTGCAGACGATGAGCCAGATGTGCTGTTTATGACCAGCTTTAGCCTGCGGAGCCTTGGCGGGTTTGAGGTGATCGAAGCACATAATGGAGCAGAAGCGGTTGAACTAGCCCTTCAGGTTACTCCAGAGTTACTGGTTCTTGATATTAAAATGCCACGGATGACTGGCTACGAAGCATGTCGTGAGTTGCGCAAGTACCCACAATTTGCTTCGACACCAATTATTTTGCTATCGGCTAAAGGGCAAAAAACCGAAATAGAGGAAGGCTGGGAATCAGGCGCGACCGAGTATATGCTCAAGCCCTATGCTCCAGCAACCCTCATTGGTCGGGTGCGCGAATTGTTGAGTACGCGGGCATGA